In Streptomyces sclerotialus, the DNA window GCATGGGCGAGGGCGTGTACGTGGGCGGGGCGGGTGATCTCGGCGACAACAGCGACAACGTCGAGATCCGCGGCAACACGATCGGGCCCGGTGTCGGCGGCGAGAACATCGACATCAAGGAAGGCACGACGGGCGCGAAGATCATCGGCAACACGTTCGACGGAAGCGGACTCACCGGCGCCCATTACGACGACTCGTGGGTCGACGTGAAGGGCAACGACGTCGTGGTCGAGAACAACACTGGTACGCACACGACCAACAACGGCTACGAGACGCACACTCAGCAGTCGGGATGGGGCTGCGGAACGGTCTTCCGTGGCAATAAATCCGACCTGAGCGGTGCTTCGGGGTCCGGCCGCTACGGGTTCAACGTCACCAACTACGACGCGGCGGACTGCCCGGTCACGATCACCGGCGACAACACGGTCACGAACGGCCGCGGAATCGCCAATCCGGGCGTACCCGTGGGCTGACCCCTCGCGCCCGCCTTCGTGCCGGGACAACAGCTGCCAGCCACAGCCGCAACCGCGCAACCGCAACCGTCGCAAAAGACCCCTACACACAGCCCGAAGGCCCGCCCCCAAGGGGGCGGGCCTTCGTCGCTATCGGCTAGCGCCTAGCGGTGAGCTTGGTCAGCTCTGGCCGCCGGCGAGCTTCTCGCGGAGCGCGGCCAGCGCCTCGTCCGACGCCAGGGCGCCGGAGTTGTCCGCCGACTCCGAGCTGTACGAGCCGCCGGAGACGTTGCCGCCGCCGCCCTGGCCACCGGCCGCCGGCGCCGCAGCGCCCTCGGCCGCAGCCTGCTCGTCGGCCTCGCGGGACTTGATGACCTGCGCCTGGTGCTGCTCGAAGCGCTGCTGGGCCTCGGCGTACTGGTTCTCCCAGGCCTCGCGCTGGGCCTCGTAGCCCTCCAGCCAGTCGTTGGTCTCCGGGTCGAAGCCCTCGGGGTAGATGTAGTTGCCCTGGTCGTCGTAGGACGCGGCCATGCCGTACAGGGTCGGGTCGAACTCGACCGCCGTCGGGTCGGCACCGAAGGACTCGTTGGCCTGCTTCAGCGAGAGGCTGATGCGGCGGCGCTCGAGGTCGATGTCGATGACCTTGACGAAGATCTCGTCGTTGACCTGGACGACCTGCTCCGGGATCTCCACGTGGCGCTCGGCCAGCTCGGAGATGTGGACCAGACCCTCGATGCCCTCGTCGACGCGGACGAACGCACCGAACGGAACGAGCTTGGTGACCTTACCCGGGACGACCTGGCCGATCTGGTGGGTCCGGGCGAACTGCTGCCACGGGTCTTCCTGGGTCGCCTTGAGCGACAGGGACACGCGCTCGCGGTCCATGTCGACGTCCAGGACCTCGACCGTGACCTCCTGGCCGACCTCGACGACCTCGGACGGGTGGTCGATGTGCTTCCAGGACAGCTCGGAGACGTGAACCAGACCGTCGACGCCACCCAGGTCCACGAAGGCACCGAAGTTGACGATGGAGGAGACGACGCCGGAGCGCACCTGGCCCTTCTGGAGGGTGGTGAGGAAGGTCTGGCGGACCTCGCTCTGGGTCTGCTCCAGCCAGGCACGGCGGGACAGGACCACGTTGTTGCGGTTCTTGTCCAGCTCGATGATCTTGGCCTCGAGCTCCTTGCCCACGTAGGGCTGCAGGTCGCGGACGCGGCGCATCTCGACCAGGGAGGCGGGGAGGAAGCCGCGGAGGCCGATGTCGAGGATGAGACCACCCTTGACGACCTCGATGACGGTACCGGTGACGATCCCGTCCTCTTCCTTGATCTTCTCGATGGTGCCCCAGGCACGCTCGTACTGGGCGCGCTTCTTCGAGAGGATCAGGCGGCCTTCCTTGTCCTCCTTCTGGAGAACCAGGGCCTCGATCTCGTCACCAACCGCGACGACCTCGTTCGGGTCGACGTCGTGCTTGATGGAGAGCTCGCGGCTCGGGATGACGCCTTCGGTCTTGTAACCGATGTCGAGCAGGACCTCGTCCCGGTCGACCTTCACGATGACGCCGTCGACGATGTCGCCGTCGTTGAAGTACTTGATCGTCTCGTCGATCGCGGCGAGGAAGGCTTCCTCGTTACCGATGTCGTTGACCGCTACCTGCGGGGTGGTGGCGGTGGTCTCGGTGCTGCTCGTCATGTGGGAAAGGGCTCCGGTACGGACATTGAAGTCGTAGGTACTGCTACGCCGAGAGCCTTTATCGCTTCTGCAGAAGTCGGACAGCCATGAGGCGCGCCCTCCGGAACTCCGGAGAATCCGGTCAGCGCCTCGAAACCGAGGGGACATGCAACAGATGCGAGCGCGACCTGCTCCGTCTGAGGTGCGCAGGCCCGCAGCGCAACTTGTAGCATACGGGGGCAGCCGGACACGGTCAATGCGCGAAGGCGCACACCGCGGGCGGATCGCCCCATAACCGGCACACGCCGGGCACGAGAGAGCCGCACAGCCTTGCCGTCGCAGGCCACAAGGGCCCGACCAAGATCCACCGCGGGGCTGTGACCAGCTAGGACCAGCAGCCACGCGAACCTCAGAAACTACAAGCTCCGACGAAGAATACGACGACGGGCGCGATGAACCAACACGACGACTCCGCAGCCACCGGCACAGGGGCCGACACCGGCTCCGAAACCTGGGACGACGACTCCGTGGCCG includes these proteins:
- the rpsA gene encoding 30S ribosomal protein S1, which produces MTSSTETTATTPQVAVNDIGNEEAFLAAIDETIKYFNDGDIVDGVIVKVDRDEVLLDIGYKTEGVIPSRELSIKHDVDPNEVVAVGDEIEALVLQKEDKEGRLILSKKRAQYERAWGTIEKIKEEDGIVTGTVIEVVKGGLILDIGLRGFLPASLVEMRRVRDLQPYVGKELEAKIIELDKNRNNVVLSRRAWLEQTQSEVRQTFLTTLQKGQVRSGVVSSIVNFGAFVDLGGVDGLVHVSELSWKHIDHPSEVVEVGQEVTVEVLDVDMDRERVSLSLKATQEDPWQQFARTHQIGQVVPGKVTKLVPFGAFVRVDEGIEGLVHISELAERHVEIPEQVVQVNDEIFVKVIDIDLERRRISLSLKQANESFGADPTAVEFDPTLYGMAASYDDQGNYIYPEGFDPETNDWLEGYEAQREAWENQYAEAQQRFEQHQAQVIKSREADEQAAAEGAAAPAAGGQGGGGNVSGGSYSSESADNSGALASDEALAALREKLAGGQS